The following proteins are co-located in the Fodinibius salicampi genome:
- a CDS encoding peroxidase-related enzyme (This protein belongs to a clade of uncharacterized proteins related to peroxidases such as the alkylhydroperoxidase AhpD.) translates to MAFIDIIEPEEATGNLKEIYKELEEKRGKLARIHKIQSLNPDTIVKHIDLYMSIMFSKSPLSRAQREMIAVVVSAVNDCEYCQLHHGEALNHYWKDRKRVEQLRANYNKVDLNNVDKRLCQLAKDLTLNPNSIDERKYITPLKNTGLSDRGILDAVLVISYFNFVNRLVLGLGVKADEKEVQGYKY, encoded by the coding sequence ATGGCATTTATCGACATTATTGAACCTGAAGAAGCCACTGGTAATCTCAAAGAAATTTATAAAGAGTTAGAAGAAAAGCGGGGGAAACTGGCACGGATTCACAAAATACAAAGCCTGAATCCCGATACCATCGTAAAGCATATAGATTTGTATATGTCTATTATGTTCAGCAAGTCGCCATTGAGTAGAGCCCAGCGAGAGATGATAGCGGTCGTGGTTTCCGCTGTGAACGATTGTGAATACTGTCAGCTTCATCATGGAGAAGCTCTCAATCACTACTGGAAAGATCGCAAACGTGTTGAGCAATTGAGAGCAAACTACAATAAGGTAGATCTAAATAATGTAGATAAGCGACTATGCCAGTTGGCAAAAGATTTGACGCTAAATCCGAATAGCATTGACGAAAGAAAATATATCACACCACTCAAAAATACAGGTTTATCCGACCGGGGTATTTTGGATGCAGTGTTGGTGATTAGCTACTTCAATTTTGTAAACCGGTTGGTACTTGGTTTGGGCGTGAAAGCCGATGAAAAGGAAGTGCAGGGATATAAGTATTAA
- a CDS encoding MarR family winged helix-turn-helix transcriptional regulator, translating to MADERDLDLSQNLFFLAGALSRELSYQADEAFASVGLSSSHALLLLLIHRDPGVQPGALANKLHLKPSTITRLVQKLERRELVEKESQGRATAISCTGKGIRMAERISEQWQELLQGKQEELGERYVSVLSEMISKALDTMENS from the coding sequence ATGGCAGATGAACGCGATTTAGATCTCTCACAAAACCTTTTTTTCTTGGCGGGCGCTTTATCCCGGGAATTATCTTACCAGGCGGATGAAGCTTTTGCATCGGTGGGCCTATCTTCCTCCCATGCTCTTCTCCTGCTGCTTATCCACAGGGATCCCGGAGTGCAACCCGGAGCCTTGGCCAATAAGTTGCATCTGAAGCCCTCCACTATAACGCGATTGGTGCAGAAGCTGGAGCGACGCGAACTGGTGGAAAAGGAATCGCAGGGCAGAGCTACGGCAATCAGCTGTACGGGTAAGGGAATCCGGATGGCGGAAAGAATAAGCGAGCAATGGCAGGAGCTGTTACAAGGTAAGCAGGAAGAGCTGGGAGAACGTTATGTATCGGTGCTTTCTGAAATGATTTCCAAAGCACTGGATACCATGGAAAATAGTTAA
- a CDS encoding rhodanese-like domain-containing protein, giving the protein MNTLSTQEIISKLEETSIILIDVRPIAAYNGWALQNEQRGGHIPGAKSIPLQWTQYMDWVEVLEEKNINKEKAVVVYGYDEEQSAGMAKRLIDLGYSDVGVYNTFIEEWVGNPDLPLDQLPRFKHLVYPEWVKMLIDKQKPLHYTNGDYVLCHSHYDHIADYHKGHIPGAIPMDTNSLESPETWNRRSPEELRETLLKLGIRHDTTVVIYGRFSSPVYNEEKFPGKSAGHLGALRCAAIMLYAGVEDIRILNGGITSWETEGFDLTTDEYKPTPVEDFGKEIPVHPEYMIDMPEAKQLLASDKGELVSIRSWEEFIGNRSGYHYIEKKGRIPGAIFGNCGSDAYHMENYRNFDHTMREYQEVASAWEEGGITPDKHVAFYCGTGWRGSEAFMNAWLMGWPNVSVYDGGWYEWCNDPENLIKAGVPEKQVSTTNSTTVNL; this is encoded by the coding sequence ATGAATACCCTATCTACTCAAGAAATTATTTCAAAGCTTGAAGAAACCAGTATCATCCTAATCGATGTTCGTCCCATTGCCGCTTATAATGGATGGGCCCTGCAAAACGAGCAGCGGGGCGGACATATCCCCGGTGCAAAAAGTATCCCCCTGCAGTGGACCCAGTATATGGATTGGGTGGAAGTGCTGGAAGAAAAAAATATTAATAAAGAAAAGGCGGTTGTGGTGTACGGGTATGATGAGGAGCAAAGCGCCGGGATGGCTAAAAGATTGATTGACCTTGGGTATTCAGATGTTGGAGTCTATAATACCTTTATCGAAGAGTGGGTCGGTAACCCCGACCTACCCTTGGATCAGTTACCTCGATTCAAGCACTTGGTGTATCCTGAATGGGTAAAAATGCTCATTGACAAACAAAAACCTCTCCATTACACTAATGGTGATTACGTTCTTTGTCACTCCCATTACGATCATATAGCGGATTACCATAAAGGACATATTCCGGGAGCTATTCCCATGGATACCAACAGCCTGGAGTCACCGGAAACATGGAATCGACGTTCTCCCGAAGAACTTCGGGAAACGTTGCTAAAGCTTGGGATTCGCCATGATACCACGGTTGTAATCTACGGACGTTTTTCATCGCCGGTTTATAATGAGGAGAAATTTCCCGGAAAAAGTGCAGGACACCTGGGAGCGCTTCGCTGCGCAGCTATTATGCTATATGCCGGTGTCGAAGACATTCGAATACTCAATGGCGGTATTACCAGCTGGGAAACCGAAGGTTTTGATTTGACAACTGATGAGTATAAACCGACCCCCGTTGAGGATTTTGGGAAGGAGATTCCTGTCCATCCGGAATACATGATTGATATGCCAGAGGCAAAGCAGTTATTGGCATCGGATAAAGGCGAACTGGTGAGTATCAGAAGCTGGGAGGAGTTTATCGGTAATCGCAGCGGCTATCATTATATTGAAAAAAAAGGACGAATACCCGGCGCTATTTTTGGCAACTGTGGGAGTGATGCCTATCATATGGAAAATTATCGTAACTTTGATCATACAATGCGCGAATACCAGGAAGTTGCCTCGGCCTGGGAAGAGGGCGGGATTACTCCTGATAAACATGTTGCTTTTTATTGCGGTACGGGCTGGCGGGGGAGTGAAGCTTTTATGAACGCCTGGCTGATGGGGTGGCCCAATGTATCGGTTTACGACGGCGGCTGGTATGAATGGTGCAATGATCCGGAAAATCTTATCAAGGCTGGTGTTCCTGAAAAGCAAGTCTCAACCACTAATTCTACAACAGTAAACCTATGA